A window of the Podospora bellae-mahoneyi strain CBS 112042 chromosome 6, whole genome shotgun sequence genome harbors these coding sequences:
- the LAP1 gene encoding Leucine aminopeptidase 1 (COG:O; EggNog:ENOG503NVAW; MEROPS:MER0032443), translating into MKASLLALLLPAVSARNVNLAGDTQRPMTHEEAAAATYHIEISPGNTRWVTEDEKWALRRKGINFFDITEHPDLGATINTLVGPPKKKAVFPKKPTYQDAVKPLFANLSKSHLEENLEKFTSFHTRYYKSDWGRQSSEWLLGKVQETIKEAGAEKYVTAKHFKHPWGQNSIIATIPGKTNQTVVIGAHQDSINLFLPSILAAPGADDDGSGTVTILEALRVILQSKDIVKGKHPNTLEFHWYSAEEGGLLGSQAIFSAYEKERRDVKAMLQQDMTGFITRTIQAGLPESVGVIVDFVDPKLTEFIKKIITEYCDIPFVETKCGYACSDHASASKAGYPSAFVIESAFEYSDNHIHTTDDLIKYLSFDHMIQHAKLTLAFAYELAFADFPALEKGK; encoded by the exons ATGAAGGCTTCATTACTCGCGCTTCTGCTCCCCGCAGTCAGCGCCCGCAACGTCAACCTCGCTGGCGATACACAGCGGCCCATGACCCATGAAGAGGCCGCCGCTGCAACTTATCACATCGAGATCTCCCCTGGCAACACACGATGGGTGACAGAAGACGAGAAATGGGCCCTGCGCCGT AAAGGTATCAACTTCTTCGATATTACCGAGCACCCTGACCTCGgcgccaccatcaacaccctcgtcGGACCACCCAAGAAAAAGGCTGTCTTCCCAAAGAAGCCCACATACCAAGACGCGGTGAAACCATTGttcgccaacctctccaaatcccaccTCGAAGAGAACTTGGAAAAGTTCACATCGTTCCACACCCGATACTACAAGTCAGATTGGGGCCGCCAATCGAGCGAGTGGCTGCTTGGGAAAGTTCAAGAGACGATCAAGGAGGCCGGCGCTGAGAAGTATGTGACGGCGAAGCACTTCAAGCACCCGTGGGGCCAGAACAGCATCATTGCCACCATTCCTGGCAAGACCAATCAGACAGTTGTTATCGGTGCCCACCAGGAttccatcaacctcttcctccccagtATTCTGGCGGCTCCCggggcggatgatgatggaagcGGCACCGTGACCATTCTTGAGGCCCTTCGGGTCATCCTCCAGTCCAAAGACATCGTCAAAGGCAAGCACCCCAACACGCTCGAGTTCCATTGGTACAgcgccgaggagggcggtCTGCTCGGCAGCCAGGCCATCTTTTCTGCTTACGAAAAGGAGCGCCGCGATGTCAAGGCCATGCTTCAGCAGGACATGACTGGTTTCATCACTAGAACTATCCAAGCGGGCTTGCCTGAGAGCGTGGGGGTTATTGTCGACTTTGTTGACCCCAAACTTACCGAATTTATCAAGAAGATTATCACCGAG TACTGTGACATTCCGTTTGTTGAGACCAAGTGTGGTTATGCTTGCTCGGACCACGCTTCTGCCTCCAAGGCTGGGTACCCGTCTGCCTTTGTTATCGAGTCGGCATTTGAGTACTCGGACAATCACATCCACACTACTGATGATCTGATTAAGTACTTGTCATTCGACCACATGATTCAGCACGCAAAGCTCACGCTGGCGTTTGCGTACGAATTGGCGTTTGCCGACTTTCCTGCTCTTGAGAAGGGCAAATAA
- a CDS encoding hypothetical protein (EggNog:ENOG503NZN2; COG:S), whose product MKKHQISLENNHINDRLLDLCTSTQSVSSLISQDPTISPADAWEKLYGKTALAIAENEKEHANGAIDGGLLELKKAEMCGRWGDTKPSELFLKIYHDALCTLNESPSRGMVSPSLMGSHGTIPLTIISTIPDICRHIANVIVRAQTEVFLATNYWQNGAASAYITEAIRELDRRVAARGGPRVKVKIIYDRGSPKQVFEPRYFVSEKDFAGPNVNLPRRSEIPNLEMDVVNYHRPVMGTFHAKYVVVDRKIALLQSNNVQDNDNLEMMIHLEGPVVDSFVDVALLSWGKPWDGFSEVQEEIEQADGSMAAVANGRAVLPDVNTLPHDNSLHTPSRPHHDPDVASEVARFNTFLTPTTNKTHLDAVNALLNHTTNPSLRPDPTLNPDPPEPDRFTPYIPHSTSPFPIALVTRSPYGPPTHHSLPNPQNAAWLSALKHATKTVFIQSPTLNAEPLIPAIIEACERGVEVTCWICLGYNDAGELLPHQGGHNEKIAKELYGSLSEGGREKLRYGWYVGRDQTVPIVQSKRERSCHVKIMVVDGAVGVMGNGNQDTQSWFHSCEVNVLVDSREVCGEWVRGLGRNQNTGVYGRLNGEEGVWRDQEGKEAEGAIGPGAGGGGMGWVRGVVGAVRRVKGTGGF is encoded by the exons ATGAAGAAACACCAGATCAGCCTcgaaaacaaccacatcaacgACCGCCTGTTGGACTTGTGCACCTCAACTCAAAGCGTCTCATCCCTCATATCTCAAGACCCTACAATAAGTCCTGCGGATGCATGGGAAAAGTTGTATGGCAAAACCGCGCTGGCGATTGCAGAAAACGAGAAAGAGCATGCAAATGGAGCAATAGACGGGGGCCTGttggagctgaagaaggccgagatgtgtgggagatggggagacaCGAAGCCGAGTGAGCTCTTTTTGAAG ATCTATCATGATGCACTGTGCACGCTCAACGAGAGTCCTTCTCGGGGAATGGTCAGTCCTTCGCTGATGGGGTCCCACGGGACCATTCCGCTAACGATCATTTCGAC CATACCCGACATATGTCGGCACATTGCCAACGTCATCGTGCGAGCCCAAACAGAGGTCTTTCTGGCAACAAACTACTGGCAAAATGGTGCAGCATCTGCCTACATCACGGAAGCTATCCGTGAGCTAGACCGCCGTGTAGCTGCAAGGGGTGGCCCAAGGGTAAAGGTCAAGATCATATACGACCGAGGCAGCCCAAAACAAGTGTTTGAGCCACGTTATTTCGTATCGGAGAAGGACTTTGCCGGACCAAACGTCAACTTGCCTCGACGATCAGAGATCCCGAATCTCGAGATGGACGTGGTCAACTACCACCGGCCAGTCATGGGTACCTTCCACGCTAAGTACGTGGTTGTCGACCGCAAGATTGCGCTGCTCCAGAGCAACAATGTCCAGGACAACGACAACCTGGAGATGATGATCCACCTGGAGGGCCCCGTTGTCGATTCTTTTGTCGATGTCGCCCTGCTCTCCTGGGGCAAGCCCTGGGATGGCTTCAGTgaagtccaagaagagaTTGAACAAGCCGATGGAAGCATGGCAGCAGTAGCAAACGGCCGCGCTGTTTTGCCAGATGTCAACACCCTACCTCACGACAACAGCCTCCACACTCCGTCCCGCCCTCACCACGATCCGGATGTCGCCTCCGAAGTCGCCCGCTtcaacaccttcctcaccccgACCACGAACAAAACCCACCTCGACGCGGTCAACGCCCTgctcaaccacaccaccaatcCTTCCCTCCGCCCTgacccaaccctcaaccctGATCCTCCCGAGCCTGACCGCTTCACGCCTTACATCCCGCAttccacctctccctttcccatAGCACTAGTCACCCGCTCCCCCTACGggcccccaacccaccactccctccccaacccccaaaacgcCGCCTGGCTCTCCGCGCTCAAACACGCTACAAAGACAGTCTTTATCCAatcccccaccctcaacgCGGAACCGCTCATCCCGGCCATCATCGAGGCCTGCGAGCgcggggtggaggtgacGTGTTGGATATGTCTGGGGTACAACGACGCGGGTGAGCTCCTGCCCCATCAAGGGGGTCACAACGAAAAGATTGCAAAGGAGCTGTATGGCTCTTTGTcagagggtgggagggagaagtTGAGATATGGGTGGTATGTGGGGAGGGATCAGACCGTGCCGATTGTGCAGAgcaagagggagaggtcgTGTCACGTCAAGATcatggttgttgatggggcgGTGGGCGTGATGGGGAATGGGAATCAGGATACGCAGAGCTGGTTTCATAGTTGTGAGGTTAATGTTTTGGTTGATAGTAGGGAGGTTTGTGGggagtgggtgagggggttggggaggaatCAGAATACGGGGGTGTATGGGCGGTTgaatggggaagagggggtttggagggatcaggaggggaaagaggcggagggggcgATTGGGcctggggctgggggaggggggatggggtgggttaGGGGCGTTGTTGGGGCTGTTAGGAGGGTTAAGGGGACGGGCGGGTTTTAG
- the CTK2 gene encoding RNA polymerase II C-terminal domain kinase beta subunit (EggNog:ENOG503NXPS; COG:D), with translation MAPSAANPTAPAANGQSAAPADDVPIGPVTGLSDMATQYISEQTLQQRLKAIAYEEAKDDHYRIRGVQLIDNVREALQLPIKTFDTAAIYYHRFRIRFPSSEYNYEDVALAALFVACKSEDTIKKSRDILCAAHNLRSPHDKKTPDDKHFDAPSKFTIGLERHILETIGFDFRAPYPQKLLIKMAKKLVPEGERNMKFPRGEWSTLTSSEKLLHTAYDMSIDIYKTFVPIKQTALTMVLSIVRLTAMLMEQSLEPPRFKTKVASRTQEACVYETMLDLMDLYTTHPRSTKVGLNYELQHLMDVKIEINKRMTAEGFQRYNAMCKKCTDQPDNRSVTPGSVNSPATNISGTGGTSVKRKRANSEGTLRFVFDAGAARQERNLAATYFNDEYEEYEVEVEEEIKVPPTDPRHNAGGGRGSHHGHHGGHHNNRHDYGYHNRGGRHPYHDNRHRGNRRGGAGMN, from the exons ATGGCACCATCCGCGGCGAACCCGACGGCTCCGGCCGCTAACGGACAGtccgccgcccccgccgACGATGTCCCGATAGGACCTGTCACCGGCCTGTCTGACATGGCCACCCAGTATATCTCGGAGCAGACACTACAACAGAGGCTCAAGGCCATAGCGTACGAAGAGGCAAAGGACGACCATTATAGGATAAGAGGCGTCCAATTGATTGACAACGTCCGCGAGGCACTGCAATT ACCCATCAAGACATTCGATACCGCAGCGATATACTACCACCGATTTCGGATCAGGTTTCCAAGTAGCGAATACAACTATGAAGATGTTGCACTTGCCGCTTTGTTTGTGGCCTGCAAGTCTGAGGATACCATCAAAAAGTCACGAGATATTCTCTGCGCTGCCCATAACCTACGGTCCCCCCACGACAAGAAGACACCTGATGACAAG CATTTTGATGCCCCCTCCAAGTTCACGATAGGACTTGAACGCCACATTCTCGAAACCATCGGCTTCGACTTTCGAGCGCCATACCCGCAGAAGTTGTTGAtcaagatggccaagaagctggTACCGGAAGGGGAGCGCAACATGAAGTTTCCACGGGGAGAATGGAGCACGCTCACTTCATCGGAAAAACTACTACATACGGCCTACGACATGTCCATTGACATTTACAAGACCTTCGTGCCCATCAAGCAGACAGCCCTCACCATGGTGTTGTCTATTGTGAGACTCACGGCCATGTTGATGGAACAAAGCTTGGAGCCGCCGAGGTTCAAAACGAAGGTGGCATCGCGTACGCAAGAAGCGTGTGTGTATGAGACGATGTTGGATCTTATGGATCTatacaccacccacccacgTTCCACCAAGGTCGGACTCAACTACGAGCTTCAGCACCTGATGGATGTCAAGATCGAGATCAACAAGAGAATGACAGCCGAAGGCTTTCAGCGATACAACGCCATGTGCAAAAAGTGCACCGATCAACCTGACAACCGTTCTGTCACGCCGGGGTCCGTAAACTCGCCAGCAACCAACATCTCCGGGACCGGGGGGACCTCAGTTAAGCGCAAGAGGGCGAACAGCGAAGGCACCCTGCGCTTTGTGTTTGACGCGGGAGCTGCCCGCCAGGAACGAAATCTGGCTGCGACATATTTCAACGACGAATACGAGGAGtacgaggtggaggtggaagaagagatcAAGGTCCCACCAACTGATCCCCGGCATAACGCGGGCGGCGGACGGGGCAGCCATCACGGGCACCACGGTGGCCACCACAACAATCGACACGACTACGGCTACCACAACAGAGGCGGTAGGCACCCATATCACGATAACCGACACAGGGGCAACCGGCGAGGAGGCGCTGGGATGAACTAG